A genomic segment from Saimiri boliviensis isolate mSaiBol1 chromosome 14, mSaiBol1.pri, whole genome shotgun sequence encodes:
- the LOC101028071 gene encoding left-right determination factor 1 translates to MQPLWLCWALWVLPLAGPGATLTGEQLLDSLLQQLQLSEVPVLDRADMEELAIPTHVRAQYVALLQRSHRDRSQGKRFSQSFREVAGRFLASEASTHLLVFSMEQRLPPNRELVQAVLRLFQEPVPRTAPHRHGRLSPRSDRARVTVEWLSVRDDGSNRTSLIDSRLVSVHESGWKAFDVTEAVNFWQQLSRPRQPLLLQVSVQREHLGPGASEAHRLVRFASQGTPAGRGEPQLELHTLDLRDYGAQGDCDPEAPVTEGTRCCRQEMYIDLQGMKWAENWVLEPPGFLAYECVGTCQQPPEALAFQWPVLGPRQCIASETASLPMIVSIKEGGRTRPQVVSLPNMRVQKCSCASDGALVPRRLQP, encoded by the exons ATGCAGCCCCTGTGGCTCTGCTGGGCACTCTGGGTGCTGCCCCTGGCTGGCCCCGGGGCAACCCTGACCGGGGAGCAGCTCCTGGACAGCCTGCTGCAACAGCTGCAGCTCAGCGAGGTGCCCGTCCTGGACAGGGCCGACATGGAGGAGCTGGCCATCCCCACCCACGTGAGGGCCCAGTACGTGGCCCTGCTGCAGCGCAGCCACAGGGACCGCTCCCAAGGGAAGAGGTTCAGCCAGAGCTTCCGAG AGGTGGCCGGCAGGTTCCTGGCGTCCGAGGCCAGCACGCACCTGCTGGTGTTCAGCATGGAGCAGCGGCTGCCGCCCAACCGCGAGCTGGTGCAGGCCGTGCTGCGGCTCTTCCAGGAGCCGGTCCCGAGGACCGCGCCGCACAGGCACGGGCGGCTGTCCCCGCGCAGCGACCGGGCCCGGGTCACCGTCGAGTGGCTGAGCGTCCGCGACGACGGCTCCAACCGCACCTCCCTCATCGACTCCAG GCTGGTGTCCGTCCACGAGAGCGGCTGGAAGGCCTTCGACGTAACCGAAGCCGTGAACTTCTGGCAGCAGCTGAGTCGGCCCCGGCAGCCGCTGCTGCTGCAGGTGTCGGTGCAGAGGGAGCACCTGGGCCCTGGGGCGTCGGAAGCCCACAGGCTGGTCCGCTTCGCCTCTCAGGGGACGCCGGCGGGGCGTGGGGAGCCCCAGCTGGAGCTGCACACCCTGGACCTCAGGGACTACGG AGCTCAGGGTGACTGTGACCCTGAAGCACCAGTGACCGAGGGCACCCGCTGCTGCCGCCAGGAAATGTACATTGATCTGCAGGGAATGAAGTGGGCGGAGAACTGGGTGCTGGAGCCCCCGGGCTTCCTGGCTTATGAGTGTGTGGGCACCTGCCAGCAGCCCCCGGAGGCCCTGGCCTTCCAGTGGCCGGTTCTGGGGCCACGACAGTGCATCGCCTCAGAGACTGCCTCACTGCCCATGATTGTCAGCATcaaggagggaggcaggaccAGGCCCCAGGTggtcagcctgcccaacatgaggGTGCAGAAGTGCAGCTGTGCCTCGGATGGGGCGCTGGTGCCAAGGAGGCTCCAGCCGTAG